The Dethiosulfovibrio peptidovorans DSM 11002 genome has a window encoding:
- a CDS encoding ATP-dependent helicase — protein sequence MTKDSPVLESLNPRQREAVSYEGTPLLVLAGAGSGKTRVLTSKLAWLVAERSVPPWRILAVTFTNKAAREMKDRVDAMLDGGYPYGQISTFHSFGLQMLFRNRDALEARGYRRNFVVFDRGDSLSLVKKSMKAMKLDTSQMEPSWVLECISKAKTGSDPVSMDGAILEGDMAELYSLYTKSLKEQGAFDFDDLIVMPLHLMSTDRDILKKERDRLDWILVDEYQDVNRPQFALLRLLAGDSPNVMAVGDPDQSIYGWRGADMSVILGFERHFPGSKVILLEQNYRSTETILDAANSVIGNNVNRPEKRLWTARSGGEPINVVTLGDERAEARYVSDVVEELLSLGYRYTDMAVLYRMNALSRNFEQEFVKRGLPYRVVKGTAFYDRKEIKDAISYLRLAVNPRDASALARVANVPPRGLGAKGLESVESYLSTHASEARTTWCRIADGGCGLRGKGDKGIRDLARHMISLIDIGSDLNRAVEYIMDVIGYGSYLEKGYPDQFEERRENVMELTSISPGSESLEDVLAEIALYTDQEVDDIPDGISLSSLHAAKGLEFPVVFIVGMEDGIFPHGRSLDGGRDELEEERRLCYVGMTRAEERLYLTSSRFRRLFGSVMNNDVSRFIWEIPENYRVVESRAGEGPNHVRFGNYRGYRRR from the coding sequence ATGACGAAGGACTCTCCTGTCCTAGAGAGTCTTAATCCTCGACAGAGGGAGGCGGTCTCCTACGAGGGGACCCCCCTTCTCGTCTTGGCCGGAGCCGGAAGCGGCAAGACCAGGGTCCTGACTAGCAAGCTGGCCTGGCTGGTGGCGGAGCGGTCGGTTCCCCCCTGGCGGATCCTGGCCGTTACCTTCACCAACAAGGCCGCCCGTGAGATGAAGGACAGGGTAGACGCCATGCTGGACGGCGGATACCCCTACGGTCAGATCTCCACCTTTCACTCCTTCGGGCTTCAGATGCTCTTCAGAAACAGAGACGCCTTGGAGGCTCGGGGATACAGGCGAAACTTCGTGGTCTTCGACAGAGGCGACTCGCTTTCCCTGGTGAAAAAATCCATGAAGGCCATGAAGTTGGACACCTCTCAGATGGAACCGTCCTGGGTCCTGGAATGTATATCCAAGGCCAAGACCGGCTCGGATCCGGTTAGCATGGACGGAGCTATTCTGGAAGGGGATATGGCGGAGCTCTACAGCCTCTACACCAAATCTCTGAAGGAACAGGGAGCCTTCGATTTCGACGACCTCATCGTCATGCCGCTTCATCTCATGTCCACCGATCGGGATATACTGAAAAAAGAGAGGGATAGATTGGACTGGATACTGGTGGACGAATACCAGGACGTGAACCGTCCCCAGTTTGCTCTCCTTCGCCTTCTGGCCGGAGACTCTCCTAACGTAATGGCTGTAGGGGACCCGGATCAGTCGATCTACGGATGGAGAGGGGCGGATATGTCGGTTATCCTTGGATTCGAACGGCATTTTCCCGGCTCGAAGGTGATCCTTCTGGAGCAGAACTACAGATCGACCGAGACCATACTGGACGCAGCCAACTCCGTGATAGGCAACAACGTAAACCGCCCGGAAAAGAGGCTCTGGACAGCCCGTTCCGGAGGAGAGCCTATAAACGTTGTGACCTTGGGGGACGAGCGTGCCGAGGCCCGTTACGTTTCCGACGTGGTCGAGGAGCTACTGTCCCTTGGATACCGTTATACCGATATGGCGGTGCTTTACCGGATGAACGCCCTTAGCAGAAACTTCGAACAGGAGTTCGTAAAAAGAGGACTCCCTTACAGAGTCGTCAAGGGCACCGCTTTCTACGACAGAAAAGAGATAAAAGACGCCATCTCCTACCTTCGTCTAGCAGTGAACCCCAGAGACGCCAGTGCTTTGGCGAGGGTGGCCAACGTCCCCCCGAGAGGACTGGGTGCAAAGGGATTGGAGTCGGTGGAATCCTATCTCTCGACCCACGCCTCCGAAGCCAGGACGACCTGGTGTCGCATAGCGGACGGAGGTTGCGGTCTCAGGGGAAAGGGCGATAAGGGCATAAGGGATCTGGCCCGGCATATGATATCGCTGATAGACATAGGCTCCGATTTGAACCGTGCCGTTGAGTATATAATGGACGTTATAGGTTACGGATCCTATCTGGAGAAGGGGTACCCCGATCAATTCGAGGAACGCAGGGAAAACGTCATGGAACTTACCTCCATATCTCCCGGGTCCGAGAGCCTTGAGGACGTCCTGGCTGAGATCGCTCTTTATACCGACCAAGAGGTAGACGACATACCTGATGGTATCAGCCTGTCCTCTCTCCACGCCGCCAAGGGACTGGAATTTCCAGTGGTATTCATTGTTGGCATGGAGGATGGAATCTTTCCTCACGGAAGATCCCTGGACGGAGGAAGAGACGAACTGGAGGAGGAACGAAGGCTTTGTTACGTTGGAATGACCAGAGCCGAAGAGAGGCTGTATCTGACCTCGTCTCGGTTTAGGCGTCTTTTCGGTTCCGTGATGAATAACGACGTTTCCCGATTCATATGGGAGATACCCGAGAACTACCGGGTCGTAGAGAGCAGAGCAGGGGAGGGACCTAATCATGTTCGTTTTGGGAATTACCGGGGATATCGGCGCCGGTAA
- the coaE gene encoding dephospho-CoA kinase (Dephospho-CoA kinase (CoaE) performs the final step in coenzyme A biosynthesis.), with translation MFVLGITGDIGAGKSTVASILGNMGARVIDADQIVRRLWNQRELVDAARDRWGDSVLNEDGKISPSAVAERFFGEEKEYRWLCQLIHPMVRREMASGLSAERGWVVVEIPLLFESDVPYWCDMTLYVTASPENRVARNSLRGLNGDELDRRERFLTSSEEKKSMADLVISNNGSLDELKEILKSHGEKMLRMSSICTVKIQCAFKKQARQLISGILGKKLAYQANLVSLETAYSRYDQFLTDNWEIQFYTLAPLVPKISRVASEIIKKEPTPLAVADVLRASLSFREALCEACL, from the coding sequence ATGTTCGTTTTGGGAATTACCGGGGATATCGGCGCCGGTAAGTCCACTGTGGCCTCCATCTTGGGCAACATGGGTGCCAGGGTCATAGACGCGGATCAAATAGTCCGTAGGCTTTGGAACCAAAGGGAGCTTGTGGACGCGGCCCGAGACAGATGGGGCGACTCCGTCTTGAACGAAGACGGAAAAATCTCCCCCTCCGCAGTTGCGGAGCGTTTTTTCGGAGAAGAGAAGGAATATCGTTGGCTTTGCCAACTCATCCATCCCATGGTCCGCAGAGAGATGGCCTCCGGGCTTTCGGCGGAACGGGGCTGGGTGGTGGTTGAGATCCCATTGCTTTTCGAGTCCGACGTTCCCTATTGGTGCGATATGACTCTTTACGTGACGGCGTCTCCGGAAAACAGGGTTGCGAGAAACTCCTTGAGAGGCCTGAACGGAGACGAGTTGGACAGGAGAGAGAGGTTCCTCACCTCCTCTGAGGAGAAAAAATCCATGGCGGATCTGGTGATCAGTAACAACGGATCCCTGGATGAACTGAAGGAGATCCTGAAGTCCCACGGCGAGAAGATGCTTCGGATGTCGTCTATATGCACGGTCAAGATCCAATGCGCCTTCAAAAAACAGGCCAGACAGCTTATATCGGGCATCCTCGGCAAAAAACTGGCCTACCAGGCCAACCTGGTCTCCCTGGAGACGGCCTATTCCAGATACGACCAGTTTCTCACGGATAACTGGGAGATTCAGTTCTACACCTTGGCACCTCTGGTGCCGAAGATATCCCGAGTGGCTTCGGAGATCATAAAGAAGGAGCCGACTCCTCTCGCCGTAGCCGATGTCCTAAGGGCCAGCCTGTCTTTCAGAGAGGCTCTCTGCGAGGCCTGTCTTTGA
- a CDS encoding pyridoxal phosphate-dependent aminotransferase: protein MVLSERARTLEPSATLAVVAKAKAMKREGKPVISFGAGEPDFNSPESALKYAVEAMEKGYTHYTPGTGIPELKEAVCSYYSRRFGLEYAPGDVVVGAGAKILLYEALSCLVDPGDEVIVFAPAWVSYVEQIRLCGGKEIIVDTSETSSIPDLNEVKRVISDKTKCMMINSPNNPTGAVYDEETLKGLASIAVEKDIVIIYDEIYEQLVYGDAAHHQIVALAPEVRDHTIIINGVSKAYAMTGWRIGYALGPSELMAKVGAVQGHLTSNPCSIAQYAALGALKEADDDIVKMHGHFSDRRDLILKLLGDVPLIEFVEPQGAFYVLVNVKKALGKSSDGEKLTDDVHFCQKLLDKSYVAMVPGSAFFAPGHIRVSYSNSTEEIVEGIKRLKEFIEKLS, encoded by the coding sequence ATGGTTCTTTCTGAAAGGGCACGAACGCTTGAACCTTCGGCCACACTGGCCGTGGTTGCCAAGGCCAAGGCGATGAAGAGGGAGGGTAAGCCCGTAATTTCCTTCGGTGCCGGAGAGCCGGACTTCAACTCGCCCGAGTCCGCCCTCAAGTACGCAGTAGAGGCGATGGAAAAAGGTTACACCCACTATACTCCAGGAACGGGAATACCGGAGCTCAAGGAGGCCGTGTGTTCCTACTACTCCAGGAGGTTCGGTCTGGAGTACGCCCCGGGAGACGTGGTCGTAGGAGCGGGAGCCAAGATACTTCTCTACGAGGCCCTCAGCTGTCTGGTCGACCCAGGAGACGAGGTCATAGTGTTTGCTCCCGCCTGGGTCAGCTACGTGGAACAGATCCGCCTATGCGGGGGTAAAGAAATCATAGTGGACACTTCCGAGACCAGCTCCATACCGGACCTGAACGAGGTAAAACGAGTGATATCGGACAAGACGAAATGTATGATGATAAATTCGCCTAACAACCCCACCGGCGCCGTCTACGACGAGGAGACCCTTAAGGGATTGGCCTCCATCGCTGTGGAAAAAGACATAGTCATAATATACGACGAAATATACGAACAGCTGGTCTACGGCGATGCCGCTCACCATCAGATAGTTGCACTGGCTCCGGAGGTCCGGGATCATACGATAATCATAAACGGGGTCAGCAAGGCCTACGCCATGACGGGATGGAGAATAGGCTACGCCCTGGGACCGTCCGAACTGATGGCCAAGGTGGGAGCGGTGCAGGGACACCTCACGTCCAACCCCTGCTCCATAGCTCAGTACGCCGCCCTCGGAGCCCTGAAGGAAGCCGACGACGATATCGTAAAAATGCACGGTCACTTTTCCGATAGAAGAGACCTCATCCTCAAGCTCCTCGGAGATGTACCTCTGATCGAGTTCGTAGAGCCTCAGGGAGCTTTTTACGTTCTGGTCAACGTTAAAAAAGCCCTGGGCAAAAGCAGCGACGGAGAGAAACTGACCGACGACGTCCACTTCTGCCAGAAATTGCTGGACAAGTCATATGTGGCGATGGTTCCGGGCAGCGCCTTCTTTGCGCCGGGCCACATAAGGGTGTCCTACTCCAACTCGACGGAGGAGATCGTCGAGGGAATTAAACGACTCAAGGAGTTCATAGAGAAGCTGAGTTAA
- the hypB gene encoding hydrogenase nickel incorporation protein HypB, which yields MTTKKVEVQQAVMAADLSYAQKIKDRLREKGILMVNLIGSPGSGKTTLLEKTLGKDGLRAAVIEGDVATDRDAKRIEATGVPSIQINTDGGCHLEANWVDSTIDKLPLDELDIIFVENVGNLVCPAEFDIGEDHKVAISSVPEGPDKPLKYPLLFTEASAVVLTKTDLLPYVPFDLDLYWGDVGKLNPKAKRLDMSCVKGEGLEEWSRILRGWLEEKRNG from the coding sequence ATGACTACGAAAAAAGTAGAAGTTCAACAGGCGGTTATGGCGGCGGACCTCAGCTACGCTCAGAAGATCAAGGATCGTCTGAGGGAGAAGGGAATCCTCATGGTCAATCTCATAGGTTCTCCCGGTTCCGGCAAGACCACCCTTCTGGAGAAAACCCTGGGCAAGGACGGCCTCAGAGCGGCAGTAATAGAGGGCGACGTCGCCACCGACAGGGATGCCAAGAGGATCGAGGCCACAGGTGTCCCCTCGATCCAGATAAACACCGACGGAGGTTGTCATCTTGAGGCAAACTGGGTGGACTCCACCATAGATAAGTTGCCTTTGGACGAACTGGACATAATTTTCGTCGAGAACGTGGGTAACCTGGTGTGTCCCGCCGAGTTCGACATAGGAGAGGATCACAAGGTTGCTATCTCCTCCGTGCCGGAGGGACCAGACAAACCCCTCAAGTACCCTCTGCTTTTCACCGAGGCTTCCGCCGTGGTCCTCACCAAGACGGACCTGCTTCCCTACGTGCCTTTCGACCTGGATCTCTATTGGGGGGACGTGGGTAAGCTGAACCCGAAGGCGAAGCGTTTGGATATGTCCTGTGTCAAGGGAGAGGGACTGGAGGAATGGTCCCGGATCCTCCGGGGCTGGCTAGAGGAGAAAAGGAACGGATGA
- a CDS encoding hydrogenase maturation nickel metallochaperone HypA: MSLVSAILESLEKMVDENGWSSVKSVTLRVGAMRQVIPDVMKFAFDVSVKGTPMEGAELAIISVPIKFSCRGCGAHWGEEELGYLCPFCGGTNVDMDQGMELELESLEVQER, from the coding sequence ATGTCCCTGGTCAGCGCTATTTTGGAAAGCCTAGAAAAGATGGTGGACGAAAACGGATGGTCCTCGGTCAAATCGGTGACCCTCAGGGTGGGAGCCATGCGTCAGGTAATACCGGACGTCATGAAGTTCGCTTTCGACGTATCGGTGAAAGGAACTCCCATGGAGGGGGCGGAACTTGCTATAATCTCGGTGCCCATAAAATTTTCCTGCCGGGGCTGCGGAGCCCACTGGGGTGAGGAGGAACTTGGGTATCTCTGTCCTTTCTGTGGAGGGACGAACGTGGATATGGATCAAGGAATGGAACTAGAACTGGAATCCCTGGAGGTGCAGGAACGATGA
- a CDS encoding 2-hydroxyacid dehydrogenase — MNKVYVCHKIPEAGLNLLNGKVEYRCWDGDGPVPRDLLLKEISDVDGVITMLTEKVDSEFFDNAPNVKVVSNYAVGYNNVDVEEATSRGVKITNTPGVLTEATADIAFGLLVAASRRFTEAERYLRSGKWTCWHPTMLLGREIFGKTLGLIGFGRIGKAVARRASGFGMKVIYHTPSGGPATDQGDGPRWVSFEEILEKSDYLSLHCPLNDRTRGLIGKKELERMKPDAVLVNTSRGPVVDQTSLYESLRDGVIGAAGLDVYDEEPISLEDPLLSLENVVMLPHIGSATREARDAMATMAASNMLDVLEGKEPRNPVN; from the coding sequence ATGAATAAAGTCTATGTGTGCCATAAAATTCCGGAGGCCGGTTTAAATTTATTGAATGGAAAAGTAGAATATCGGTGTTGGGATGGAGACGGACCGGTTCCGAGGGATCTGCTTTTGAAGGAGATATCCGACGTGGACGGAGTTATAACCATGTTGACCGAAAAGGTGGACTCGGAGTTCTTCGACAACGCCCCGAATGTTAAGGTGGTCAGCAACTACGCGGTAGGCTACAACAACGTCGACGTGGAGGAGGCCACTTCGAGAGGGGTGAAGATAACGAACACTCCTGGAGTTCTGACGGAGGCCACCGCCGACATAGCCTTCGGGTTGCTCGTGGCGGCGTCCCGCAGGTTCACCGAGGCGGAGAGATATCTTCGTTCCGGAAAATGGACCTGTTGGCATCCCACCATGTTGTTGGGGCGGGAGATATTCGGCAAGACCCTGGGTTTGATAGGGTTTGGCCGAATAGGGAAGGCCGTGGCTCGAAGGGCATCCGGATTCGGCATGAAGGTAATCTATCACACCCCTTCGGGAGGTCCTGCGACGGATCAGGGCGACGGCCCCAGATGGGTCTCATTTGAAGAGATCCTGGAAAAAAGTGACTACCTGAGCCTCCATTGCCCTCTGAACGATCGTACGAGAGGGCTTATCGGGAAGAAAGAGCTGGAGAGGATGAAGCCGGATGCGGTTCTGGTAAACACATCCAGAGGCCCTGTGGTGGACCAGACGTCGCTCTACGAGTCCCTCAGAGACGGGGTCATCGGTGCCGCCGGTTTAGACGTCTACGACGAAGAGCCGATATCGTTGGAGGACCCCCTCCTGTCGCTTGAAAACGTGGTAATGTTGCCCCACATAGGCAGCGCCACCAGGGAGGCAAGGGATGCCATGGCTACAATGGCCGCGTCCAACATGCTGGACGTGCTGGAAGGAAAGGAACCGAGAAATCCGGTGAATTGA
- a CDS encoding manganese efflux pump MntP family protein yields the protein MAEMDVVVATASALAMDAFSVSLGAGACRCGMPVRQILRMASIFGFFQFAMPLLGGVLGATAVSFVSAWDHWIAAGLLWFVGGNMIFESIKPDKDCSGLDTAKTRVLLGLAVATSIDAMAVGFSTATLGDSVMPLALVAGVITYLLSVFGAMAGCRLGSATGHRAEMLGGLCLCLIGLEILASHMNWI from the coding sequence ATGGCCGAGATGGATGTGGTCGTAGCTACGGCGTCCGCTCTGGCGATGGACGCTTTTTCGGTCTCTTTAGGTGCCGGGGCCTGTCGGTGCGGCATGCCGGTAAGGCAGATCCTCCGGATGGCCTCTATCTTCGGTTTTTTTCAGTTTGCCATGCCCCTGTTGGGCGGGGTCTTGGGAGCCACCGCCGTGTCCTTCGTGTCGGCCTGGGATCATTGGATAGCCGCCGGTCTTCTCTGGTTTGTCGGAGGGAACATGATATTCGAGTCTATCAAGCCAGACAAAGACTGCTCTGGTCTGGACACGGCCAAGACCAGGGTCCTGCTGGGATTGGCCGTGGCTACCTCCATCGACGCCATGGCGGTCGGTTTTTCCACAGCCACTTTAGGGGACTCCGTCATGCCTTTGGCCCTAGTTGCCGGGGTTATAACCTACCTTCTTTCCGTCTTCGGAGCGATGGCCGGGTGCCGCCTGGGAAGCGCCACTGGACACAGAGCGGAGATGTTGGGAGGCCTTTGTCTCTGTCTCATAGGTCTGGAGATATTGGCAAGCCATATGAACTGGATATAG
- the hpf gene encoding ribosome hibernation-promoting factor, HPF/YfiA family, whose amino-acid sequence MDIRFVTRNVELADELKEYMERKLSKLEKFFPKILDNQIVLNLSRGIHTVEVTSNVNGVIMRGEERDSDLRKAFDIALKNLERRIRRHKKYLVDRVQLKTHDVSFNIDEILADMSKPAVEEKDEKIVKVKKFPLRPMSAEEACMQMDLLGHSFFIFSNVESGSMNVVYKRKSGGYGLLEPTD is encoded by the coding sequence ATGGACATTCGTTTTGTTACTCGCAACGTGGAACTGGCGGACGAACTGAAGGAATACATGGAGAGGAAGCTCTCCAAACTGGAGAAATTCTTCCCCAAGATCCTTGATAACCAGATCGTCCTCAATCTCAGTCGGGGTATTCACACCGTCGAGGTGACCTCCAACGTCAACGGCGTCATCATGAGGGGAGAGGAGAGGGATTCGGATCTGAGAAAGGCCTTCGATATAGCCCTCAAGAATCTTGAGAGGCGCATACGCAGGCATAAGAAGTATCTTGTCGATAGAGTTCAGCTTAAGACTCACGACGTGTCGTTCAACATAGACGAGATTCTGGCGGATATGTCGAAGCCGGCGGTGGAGGAAAAGGACGAGAAGATCGTTAAGGTCAAGAAGTTCCCCCTCAGGCCCATGAGCGCAGAGGAGGCCTGTATGCAAATGGATCTTTTGGGACATTCGTTCTTCATTTTTTCCAATGTCGAGAGCGGTTCCATGAACGTAGTCTACAAGAGAAAGTCCGGCGGATACGGCCTGTTGGAACCTACGGACTAG
- a CDS encoding CBS domain-containing protein: MKVITSHVGSDFDSLASMIAAGKLYPDGVPCFSGSAERNVRDFLKRHRDRWTVLTPRKIRMDEVTQLIVVDTRSIRRLGVLAPLVGRTDVDVHVYDHHPPCSDEIDASKKVIEPVGAAVTLILEEVLRRGIAPTPHEATLFALGIYEDTGGLIFGGTTKRDYEMMCRMREYGADFTLIPSAIEMGLSASERRMMDKLVENAWERYIAGARVVFTMAAVDSYVEGLSLFVHRLRDFFSADVVLSAVRMEGRTYVVGRSRQNVLDVSSLLKPLGGGGHPQAASATVSDRSPQRILLSLENQVEELITPVMTVSGIMTSPVMAVDEDSSVNDAYRIMLRYGHSALPVTRRGDLIGLITRKDLDKAQLHGYGEAMVEEFMTEGVITVSSQASIEEAHRSMITHNIGRLPVVRNGDLIGIVTRTDLLRALYPASMPMEERQIAPDYPWTEPMERLLDKGLSCSDRELLKTIGRRAHEMGMAAYVVGGVVRDLLLDRPVTDLDVVVEGDATGFIKSWERDGADVSLHGRFKTGTIAFPDGRKVDVATARREFYEFPTAQPTVSSDSLKHDLYRRDFTVNAMALSIGGETWGTLIDYFGGRRDILSRKLRTLHNLSFVEDPTRIFRGVRLEQRLGFDLDDNALRTMKNCVRGGLFGGLSGFRLRSELEISLKEPRPWPIVKRMAELGLWEPLFPGIHLGNRVARTLRRLSVARGRMAKELIPLGDDLWIAPLAALLQEGPDDLWPRVADRLNLGARERFLLRMSIDGLGGAEEAIGGRSPRKNSEIVTFLRDVSPVVALYWALSTARWRFRRRILLYLTRLIKVKPMLSGSDILAMGYSEGPRVGKILDSLLLARLDGAVDTRDDEIAWVTRNFKREVEMEGR, translated from the coding sequence TTGAAGGTTATCACCAGTCACGTCGGCAGCGACTTCGACTCACTCGCCAGCATGATCGCCGCCGGGAAACTCTATCCCGACGGCGTTCCGTGTTTTTCCGGATCGGCTGAACGAAACGTCAGGGATTTCCTGAAAAGACATCGAGACCGATGGACCGTCCTGACTCCAAGAAAAATCAGGATGGACGAGGTAACCCAGCTTATAGTCGTTGATACCAGATCCATCCGGAGGTTGGGCGTCCTAGCCCCTCTGGTGGGACGTACGGACGTGGACGTCCACGTGTACGATCACCATCCGCCCTGTTCCGACGAAATAGACGCATCCAAAAAGGTGATAGAGCCTGTGGGGGCGGCGGTCACCCTCATACTCGAGGAGGTGCTCCGCAGGGGAATAGCTCCGACTCCCCACGAGGCCACCCTTTTCGCCCTTGGCATATACGAGGATACCGGGGGGCTCATATTCGGCGGAACCACCAAACGGGACTACGAGATGATGTGCCGCATGAGGGAATACGGCGCGGATTTCACCCTCATCCCCTCCGCCATTGAGATGGGCCTTTCCGCATCGGAACGCAGGATGATGGATAAGCTGGTGGAGAACGCCTGGGAGAGGTACATAGCCGGTGCCAGGGTTGTCTTCACCATGGCGGCGGTCGATAGCTATGTCGAGGGACTGTCCCTTTTCGTCCACCGTCTTCGTGATTTTTTCAGCGCCGACGTAGTTCTGTCCGCCGTGAGGATGGAGGGGCGTACCTATGTCGTCGGCAGAAGCAGACAGAACGTTCTCGATGTATCATCTCTGCTTAAACCTCTGGGAGGAGGAGGCCATCCCCAGGCCGCGTCCGCTACGGTAAGCGACAGGAGCCCTCAGAGGATTCTCCTGTCTCTCGAAAACCAGGTGGAGGAGCTTATAACCCCGGTTATGACCGTGTCGGGAATAATGACCAGCCCCGTCATGGCGGTGGACGAGGACAGCTCTGTGAACGACGCCTACAGGATAATGCTTCGCTACGGTCACTCCGCTCTTCCCGTTACCAGGCGTGGAGATCTGATAGGTCTTATAACCAGAAAGGACCTGGACAAGGCCCAGCTGCACGGATACGGAGAGGCCATGGTGGAAGAGTTCATGACGGAAGGGGTCATAACCGTTTCCTCGCAGGCTTCCATAGAGGAAGCCCATCGATCCATGATAACCCACAACATCGGCAGACTGCCGGTGGTGCGTAACGGAGATCTGATAGGAATAGTCACCAGAACCGACCTTCTGAGGGCTCTCTATCCCGCATCTATGCCCATGGAGGAAAGGCAGATAGCCCCGGATTACCCTTGGACCGAGCCGATGGAACGTCTGTTGGACAAGGGGCTTTCCTGCTCCGACAGAGAACTGCTTAAAACGATAGGCCGCAGGGCCCACGAGATGGGAATGGCCGCCTACGTCGTAGGAGGTGTCGTGAGAGATCTACTGCTCGATCGACCCGTCACGGATCTTGACGTTGTGGTGGAAGGCGACGCCACCGGCTTCATAAAATCCTGGGAGAGAGACGGTGCCGACGTATCGCTTCATGGTCGCTTCAAAACCGGCACGATTGCCTTTCCGGACGGAAGAAAGGTGGACGTCGCCACTGCCAGGAGGGAGTTTTACGAATTCCCCACGGCTCAGCCGACCGTCTCCAGCGACTCACTGAAACACGATCTCTACAGGAGGGATTTCACGGTCAATGCCATGGCTCTCTCCATCGGAGGGGAGACCTGGGGAACCCTGATAGATTACTTTGGCGGAAGGCGGGATATCCTGTCCCGTAAGTTGAGAACCCTGCACAACCTCAGCTTCGTTGAGGACCCGACCAGGATCTTCAGAGGAGTCAGACTCGAGCAGAGGCTCGGTTTTGACCTGGACGATAATGCTCTGAGAACGATGAAAAACTGTGTGAGAGGCGGCTTGTTCGGCGGACTCTCCGGGTTTCGTTTGAGATCGGAGCTGGAGATATCATTGAAGGAGCCCAGACCGTGGCCCATAGTCAAGAGAATGGCCGAACTGGGACTCTGGGAGCCCCTCTTTCCGGGAATACACCTGGGCAACAGGGTAGCCAGAACTCTGCGTCGCCTCTCCGTAGCGAGAGGCAGAATGGCCAAGGAGTTGATCCCTCTGGGAGACGACCTATGGATAGCCCCTCTGGCCGCCTTGCTCCAAGAGGGACCAGACGACCTGTGGCCCAGGGTCGCCGATAGATTGAACCTGGGTGCCAGGGAGAGATTTCTTCTTCGGATGAGTATAGACGGATTGGGAGGGGCGGAGGAAGCTATAGGAGGTCGATCTCCCAGAAAAAACTCGGAAATAGTGACCTTTCTGAGGGACGTCTCTCCGGTGGTCGCCCTTTACTGGGCTCTTTCCACCGCCCGTTGGCGTTTCAGGAGAAGGATACTGCTGTATCTGACCAGGCTGATCAAGGTGAAGCCCATGTTGTCTGGAAGCGACATATTGGCCATGGGATATTCGGAAGGACCTCGCGTTGGGAAAATCCTGGACTCGCTGCTTCTGGCCAGGCTGGACGGAGCTGTCGACACCAGAGACGATGAAATCGCCTGGGTAACTCGAAATTTTAAAAGAGAAGTAGAGATGGAAGGGAGATAA